One window of Dyadobacter sandarakinus genomic DNA carries:
- a CDS encoding exo-beta-N-acetylmuramidase NamZ family protein, producing MKSCLSILSLLLLFSINGNCAGSLHRKSTVAADSLNIQPAASAPAKVPQTGAEQTALYLEYLKGKKAGILVNQTSVIGKTPLVDSLVAMGVDIKLIFGPEHGFRGNASNGAKVSDSVDEKTGIPAISLYGKLKKPTKEQMAGLDIMIFDIQDVGARFYTYINTLGHIMEACAENGKELMILDRPNPNGFLVDGPLLEDHLHSGIGMYRIPISHGMTIGEFAQMINGEGWLPGKAQCKLKIIKVADYRHDMPYELPVMPSPNLNTQQSIMLYPHICMFEGTIISQGRGTYMPFTVLGAPQLKGKYAFSFKPQSIKGMSETPLHQDQECYGIDLRKYDMAKLRKSGQINLAWLIEMYKAYPDQARFFDMSQSKQMGNFDKLAGTENLKKQIIAGASEKEIRASWEPGLSAYKTMRKKYLLYP from the coding sequence ATGAAATCCTGCCTTTCTATCCTGAGCCTGCTCCTTTTATTCAGCATAAATGGTAACTGTGCCGGTTCGTTACACCGCAAAAGCACGGTTGCAGCTGATTCCCTGAACATACAGCCTGCGGCTTCCGCGCCCGCCAAAGTACCGCAAACCGGAGCTGAACAAACCGCCTTATACCTGGAATACCTGAAAGGCAAAAAAGCAGGTATACTCGTTAATCAGACATCCGTGATCGGTAAGACGCCGCTGGTGGATAGCCTGGTGGCGATGGGGGTAGACATCAAGCTGATATTCGGGCCGGAGCATGGTTTCAGGGGGAATGCAAGCAATGGTGCCAAAGTAAGTGACAGTGTGGACGAAAAAACCGGTATCCCTGCTATTTCCCTTTACGGAAAACTGAAAAAGCCTACTAAAGAACAGATGGCCGGGCTGGACATCATGATCTTTGATATTCAGGATGTCGGGGCCAGGTTTTATACCTATATCAATACATTGGGCCACATCATGGAAGCCTGCGCCGAAAATGGCAAAGAGCTCATGATCCTCGACCGCCCCAATCCGAACGGTTTTCTGGTAGATGGCCCTTTGCTGGAAGATCACCTGCACTCGGGCATCGGGATGTACCGCATTCCCATTTCCCATGGTATGACCATCGGTGAATTTGCGCAGATGATCAACGGGGAAGGCTGGCTCCCCGGTAAGGCGCAATGCAAACTGAAAATTATCAAAGTGGCAGATTACCGGCACGACATGCCCTATGAGCTGCCTGTAATGCCTTCGCCCAACCTCAATACGCAGCAGTCTATCATGCTGTATCCTCACATTTGCATGTTTGAAGGGACGATCATCAGCCAGGGGCGGGGTACTTATATGCCATTTACAGTATTGGGCGCTCCCCAGCTGAAAGGCAAGTATGCATTTTCTTTCAAACCGCAGAGCATCAAAGGTATGAGTGAAACGCCCCTGCACCAGGATCAGGAATGTTACGGCATTGATCTGCGGAAATATGACATGGCAAAGCTTCGGAAGTCGGGACAGATCAACCTTGCCTGGCTCATCGAGATGTATAAGGCTTATCCCGATCAGGCGCGGTTTTTTGATATGAGCCAGAGCAAGCAGATGGGGAACTTTGATAAGCTGGCAGGTACTGAAAACCTTAAAAAACAGATCATTGCAGGAGCCTCTGAAAAGGAAATCCGGGCAAGCTGGGAACCGGGACTATCTGCCTACAAAACCATGCGTAAAAAATACCTACTTTATCCCTGA
- the fmt gene encoding methionyl-tRNA formyltransferase, giving the protein MGTPEFAVPSLQSLVENNSNVVAVVTVPDKPSGRGQKQTESPVKIYAKEKGIPVLQPEKLKSPEFLKALAGYRADLQVVVAFRMLPEVVWNMPRYGTFNLHSSLLPQYRGAAPINWAVINGDTETGVTTFFIEKDIDTGKIIFQEKEPIHPGDDAGSVHDRLMQLGARLVLKTVHAIEAGNYPQEPQENTADLKAAPKIFRETCEINWDQPAAAIHNFVRGLSPYPAAWTTIQGLSCKIYKTALADSDGTGDTGSYRTDQKSYLQFKTADGWISIEELQMEGKKRMKIADFLRGYRL; this is encoded by the coding sequence ATGGGAACGCCTGAATTTGCTGTCCCGAGTTTACAAAGCCTGGTTGAGAATAATTCTAATGTAGTAGCCGTGGTGACCGTCCCGGACAAGCCGTCCGGACGTGGTCAGAAGCAGACCGAATCACCTGTCAAAATATACGCAAAAGAAAAAGGAATTCCTGTTTTACAACCTGAAAAACTTAAAAGCCCGGAGTTCCTGAAAGCGCTTGCCGGGTACCGCGCCGACCTGCAGGTGGTGGTTGCTTTCCGGATGCTGCCCGAAGTGGTATGGAACATGCCGCGCTATGGAACGTTCAACCTGCACAGCTCCCTGCTGCCGCAGTACCGCGGCGCAGCGCCGATCAACTGGGCCGTGATCAATGGTGATACCGAAACAGGCGTAACTACATTTTTTATCGAGAAAGACATTGATACAGGCAAGATCATTTTCCAGGAAAAAGAACCCATTCACCCCGGGGATGATGCAGGCAGCGTGCACGACAGGCTCATGCAGCTTGGTGCCCGGCTGGTACTGAAAACCGTGCATGCAATTGAAGCAGGCAACTATCCCCAGGAGCCGCAGGAAAATACAGCTGACCTCAAAGCCGCTCCGAAGATTTTCAGGGAGACCTGCGAAATCAACTGGGATCAGCCGGCAGCAGCCATTCACAACTTTGTACGCGGGCTTTCGCCCTACCCTGCTGCCTGGACCACCATCCAGGGGCTTTCCTGCAAGATCTATAAAACAGCTCTTGCAGATTCGGATGGTACCGGTGATACCGGATCGTACCGCACCGACCAGAAATCGTACCTTCAATTCAAAACAGCAGATGGCTGGATCTCGATTGAGGAATTGCAGATGGAAGGAAAAAAACGAATGAAAATTGCTGACTTTTTGCGTGGTTACAGGCTATAA
- the eat gene encoding ethanolamine permease: MSAEQTATLKKVLKPIHLWAIAVGLVISGEYFGWNYGWGVSGTIGFLIATLLVTVLYVTFIFSFTELTTSIPQAGGPFSYAYKAFGWWGGLIAGYATLVEFLITPPAIAFALGSYAHFLYPSLQVLEVAFACYFIFILINLLGIKESAMFSLVVTILAVAELLVYVGIIMPSFSMETFVTDPMPFGWPGVFAALPFAIWFYLAIEGVAMVAEEVEDPRRNISRGYIYGILTLVVLALAVMIFTGGAADWKLLSKIDYPLPAVLGMVLGRDSPLTKLFASLGLFGLIASFHGTVIGYSRQIYALARAGYLPAVLGEVNARFQTPHWALVAGGIAGCAALLLGTTDQVIILAALGAVVMYMVSMAALFALRQKEPAMDRPFSVPLYPWFPAIALLLSAVCLVAIVYYNLMLSLWFFGGLAAIAGIFVLTRNQESAK; encoded by the coding sequence ATGTCGGCTGAGCAGACTGCTACCCTCAAGAAAGTTCTTAAGCCAATCCACCTGTGGGCCATCGCCGTGGGCCTTGTTATTTCCGGAGAATATTTCGGCTGGAATTATGGCTGGGGAGTGTCGGGCACAATTGGATTTCTGATTGCCACGCTGCTGGTCACAGTCCTGTATGTCACCTTCATTTTCAGCTTCACCGAGCTTACCACATCCATCCCGCAGGCTGGCGGACCTTTTTCTTATGCCTACAAAGCATTCGGCTGGTGGGGCGGGCTCATTGCGGGTTATGCAACACTGGTTGAGTTCCTGATCACCCCTCCTGCAATTGCATTTGCACTGGGCAGCTATGCTCATTTTCTGTACCCTTCCTTGCAGGTACTTGAAGTGGCTTTTGCGTGCTACTTTATTTTTATCCTTATTAATTTACTGGGGATCAAGGAGTCAGCCATGTTTTCGCTTGTGGTAACCATTCTTGCCGTGGCCGAGCTGCTGGTGTATGTAGGGATCATTATGCCCAGCTTTTCAATGGAAACTTTCGTGACCGATCCTATGCCTTTTGGCTGGCCGGGTGTATTTGCCGCGCTGCCTTTTGCGATCTGGTTTTACCTGGCGATCGAGGGTGTGGCGATGGTGGCCGAAGAAGTGGAAGATCCCCGCCGCAACATTTCACGCGGCTACATTTACGGCATACTGACACTGGTCGTACTGGCACTGGCAGTCATGATTTTTACGGGCGGCGCCGCCGACTGGAAGCTCCTCAGCAAGATCGATTATCCGTTACCGGCTGTGCTGGGCATGGTACTCGGCCGCGACAGCCCCCTGACAAAGCTTTTTGCGAGCCTGGGCCTTTTCGGACTTATTGCATCGTTCCACGGCACGGTGATCGGGTACTCGCGGCAAATTTATGCACTGGCACGGGCGGGTTACCTGCCTGCGGTACTGGGTGAGGTCAATGCACGCTTTCAAACACCTCACTGGGCCCTGGTTGCAGGCGGCATTGCAGGCTGTGCGGCGCTGCTGCTTGGCACAACAGACCAGGTGATTATCCTCGCCGCTTTGGGAGCTGTGGTCATGTACATGGTCAGCATGGCTGCATTGTTTGCATTGCGTCAGAAAGAACCGGCCATGGACCGTCCTTTTTCCGTACCATTGTATCCCTGGTTTCCGGCCATTGCACTCCTGCTTTCCGCAGTTTGCCTGGTGGCGATCGTTTACTACAACCTGATGCTCAGCCTGTGGTTTTTCGGAGGGCTTGCTGCCATCGCAGGAATTTTTGTACTTACCAGAAATCAGGAAAGTGCGAAATAG
- a CDS encoding PA0069 family radical SAM protein → MDNRVKGRGAAVNPQNKFTRHEVEYILEDWQRWDDPQDNPKTQFIEEDSKTLVNVSKSPDLPDFHSINPYRGCEHGCIYCYARNSHEYWGYSAGLDFETKIIVKKNAPQLLEKLFNSKKWEPHAIHLSGNTDCYQPGEKKYRITRQLLEICLKYRNPVSILTKNALVLRDRDILEKMAKLNLVHAAISITTLNEELRSALEPRTVTGQRRLQVVKTLHEAGVPTGVMTAPIIPGLNDHEIPAIVKAASENGAVWASYTVVRLNGAISTLFEEWIHHHFSDKAAKVLNQIRSCHRGMVNDSRFGTRMTGEGIFAENIRQLHELACRKYFKDKSLPELDCTQFVRAGQMRLF, encoded by the coding sequence ATGGACAATCGCGTAAAGGGAAGAGGAGCTGCTGTTAATCCTCAGAATAAGTTTACCAGGCATGAGGTGGAGTATATTCTGGAAGATTGGCAGCGATGGGATGATCCCCAAGACAATCCCAAAACGCAGTTTATTGAAGAGGACTCTAAAACGTTGGTGAACGTGTCGAAGAGTCCTGACCTTCCCGATTTTCATTCCATTAATCCTTACCGCGGTTGTGAGCACGGGTGCATTTACTGCTATGCACGCAACTCTCACGAATACTGGGGTTATTCTGCCGGTCTTGATTTTGAGACCAAGATTATTGTCAAAAAGAATGCTCCCCAGTTATTGGAAAAGCTTTTTAACTCCAAAAAATGGGAACCGCACGCGATCCATTTGTCGGGCAACACCGACTGCTACCAGCCCGGAGAGAAGAAGTACCGGATCACGCGCCAGCTGCTCGAAATCTGTCTTAAATACCGCAATCCTGTCAGCATTCTGACCAAAAATGCATTGGTACTCCGTGACAGGGACATTCTTGAAAAAATGGCGAAGCTCAACCTCGTGCATGCGGCTATTTCCATTACAACACTTAATGAGGAGCTGCGCAGTGCGCTCGAACCGCGTACGGTCACTGGCCAGAGAAGGTTACAGGTTGTAAAAACACTGCATGAAGCCGGAGTACCCACCGGAGTTATGACCGCACCGATTATACCTGGATTGAATGACCATGAGATTCCTGCTATCGTCAAAGCGGCTTCGGAAAACGGCGCGGTATGGGCAAGTTATACGGTCGTAAGACTCAACGGAGCCATCAGCACACTTTTTGAAGAATGGATCCATCACCACTTTTCCGACAAGGCCGCCAAAGTACTGAACCAGATCAGAAGTTGTCACCGAGGAATGGTCAATGACTCACGGTTTGGAACAAGAATGACAGGCGAGGGGATTTTTGCCGAAAACATCCGTCAGCTGCATGAGCTGGCCTGCCGTAAATACTTCAAAGATAAATCTCTGCCTGAGCTGGATTGCACGCAATTTGTGCGCGCCGGTCAGATGCGCCTTTTTTAA
- a CDS encoding dihydrofolate reductase — MLISLIVAVSDNGVIGKDNQLLWRLPDDLKRFKQLTLGHPMIMGRKTFESIGKPLPGRTSIVVTRNTSVEIEGVMVVHSLEDALAEARKIEALEVFIIGGGELYTQAQYLADRLYVTEVHSAFEGDTCFAIEDPTTWTENKRVHHGTDERHIFPFDFVDYFRQE, encoded by the coding sequence ATGCTCATTTCCCTTATTGTAGCGGTGTCCGACAACGGTGTGATCGGCAAGGACAATCAGCTGCTCTGGCGCCTGCCGGATGATCTCAAACGGTTTAAACAACTGACCCTCGGACATCCGATGATCATGGGCCGCAAAACGTTCGAGTCGATCGGCAAGCCGCTGCCCGGCCGTACCTCCATCGTTGTCACGCGAAATACAAGCGTTGAAATAGAGGGCGTGATGGTAGTGCATTCCCTGGAAGACGCCCTGGCCGAAGCCCGGAAAATTGAAGCGTTGGAGGTATTTATCATCGGCGGCGGAGAGCTTTACACCCAAGCCCAGTATCTGGCCGACAGGCTGTATGTAACTGAGGTTCACAGTGCTTTTGAGGGAGATACTTGTTTCGCGATAGAAGATCCTACGACCTGGACAGAAAACAAGAGGGTGCATCACGGGACGGATGAACGACATATTTTCCCGTTTGATTTCGTTGATTATTTTAGGCAAGAATAA
- a CDS encoding LytR/AlgR family response regulator transcription factor — MMNILIVEDDFIIAKHLQFLLNGFGYEANDVAPDYHTAVDLLAGKVFHLAILDINLNGYQTGIDLADHIRENYKIPFLFLSSHEDIAVVNAALQSAPHAFLQKPFQKITVYTAVKLALKNYRLATLAGETDAEEKQNTTVIKDALFIKEKHMFTKIMLADILFIRSDDNYLELHTDKKKYTIRETLKNMIQQLPANFFFRVHKSFIINLNAITAINYIHVMINDIEIPITNDNRNELLSRVKTFS, encoded by the coding sequence ATGATGAATATACTGATTGTCGAAGACGACTTTATTATTGCCAAGCATCTTCAGTTTTTGCTGAACGGGTTTGGTTATGAGGCCAACGATGTCGCCCCCGACTACCACACTGCGGTGGACCTGCTTGCCGGCAAAGTGTTTCACCTGGCAATTCTGGATATCAATCTGAACGGCTACCAGACGGGCATTGACCTGGCCGATCATATTCGTGAAAATTATAAGATCCCATTCCTTTTTCTGTCGAGTCACGAGGATATAGCCGTAGTGAATGCGGCCCTGCAATCGGCCCCGCATGCGTTTTTACAAAAACCGTTTCAGAAGATTACGGTGTATACTGCCGTAAAGTTGGCCCTGAAAAATTACAGGCTGGCAACGCTCGCGGGTGAGACGGATGCGGAAGAGAAGCAAAATACCACGGTGATCAAGGATGCCCTCTTTATCAAGGAAAAACATATGTTTACCAAGATCATGCTGGCCGACATCCTGTTTATCCGCAGCGACGACAACTACCTCGAACTACATACCGACAAGAAAAAATACACAATCCGGGAGACGCTGAAGAATATGATCCAGCAATTGCCTGCCAACTTCTTTTTCCGGGTACACAAGTCGTTTATCATCAATCTCAATGCCATTACGGCCATTAATTACATTCACGTGATGATCAATGACATCGAGATACCGATTACGAATGACAACCGGAATGAGCTGCTGAGCCGGGTAAAAACCTTCTCCTGA
- the greA gene encoding transcription elongation factor GreA produces MAKISYYTEEGLNKLKNELNDMKTKGRTEIARQIAEARDKGDLSENAEYDAAKDAQGMHEMKIAKLEEILSNARVIDESSIDNSQVSVLSKVKIKNRKNGMEVTYTLVSEEEADLKAGKISVGSPIGKGLLGKKVGETTEIKVPAGMMEFEVLDISRFSE; encoded by the coding sequence ATGGCTAAGATTTCATACTATACGGAAGAAGGACTCAATAAGCTGAAGAACGAGCTGAATGATATGAAAACAAAAGGCCGCACGGAGATTGCACGACAAATTGCAGAGGCGCGTGACAAGGGGGATTTGAGCGAGAATGCAGAATATGATGCTGCCAAGGATGCACAGGGTATGCACGAAATGAAAATCGCCAAACTGGAAGAAATCCTGTCCAATGCACGCGTGATCGACGAGTCATCCATAGACAATTCGCAGGTATCTGTGCTTTCCAAAGTGAAGATCAAAAACCGTAAAAATGGTATGGAAGTAACCTATACGCTGGTTTCTGAGGAAGAAGCCGACCTGAAAGCCGGAAAAATTTCCGTAGGATCACCGATTGGAAAGGGTTTGCTGGGTAAAAAAGTAGGTGAAACAACCGAAATCAAAGTGCCGGCCGGCATGATGGAATTTGAAGTACTTGATATCAGCCGCTTCAGCGAGTAG
- a CDS encoding M42 family metallopeptidase: MADQSTEFLYKYLNNASPTGFESTGQQIWLDYIRPYIDEQIVDVYGTAVGVINGGQDYKVVIEAHSDEISWFVNYISEEGYIHVRRNGGSDAAIAPSMRVNLHTAKGVVKGVFGWPAIHVRDVAKDQVPKVHELFIDVGATKKDEVFEMGIHVGTVVTFADGLDELNDRFYLGRALDNRMGGFMIAEVARMLHENGVKLPFTLYVVNAVQEEIGLRGAEMIARRLRPDLAICTDVTHDTQSPMYNKKEQGDLRCGNGPVICYGPAVQNNVRDMLIRVAEEKNIPFQRQAVSRSTGTDTDSFAYSTEGIASALISLPLKYMHTTVEMVHKEDVQNVIQLMYDVLLSLKGGEDYRYIR, translated from the coding sequence ATGGCAGATCAAAGCACCGAATTTCTTTATAAGTACCTCAACAATGCTTCCCCTACCGGCTTCGAGTCCACAGGGCAGCAAATCTGGCTTGACTATATCCGGCCGTACATTGACGAGCAGATCGTAGACGTGTACGGTACTGCAGTGGGCGTCATCAATGGCGGGCAGGATTACAAGGTCGTCATCGAAGCGCATTCCGACGAGATTTCGTGGTTTGTCAATTATATTTCCGAAGAGGGCTACATTCATGTGCGCCGGAACGGAGGCTCCGACGCAGCCATTGCCCCTTCCATGCGCGTGAACCTGCATACGGCCAAGGGTGTGGTAAAAGGTGTGTTCGGCTGGCCGGCAATCCACGTGCGGGACGTTGCCAAAGACCAGGTTCCGAAAGTGCATGAATTGTTCATTGACGTGGGGGCCACCAAAAAAGACGAGGTTTTTGAAATGGGCATTCATGTGGGCACGGTAGTCACTTTTGCGGACGGCCTTGACGAACTGAACGACCGCTTTTACCTGGGACGCGCGCTGGACAACCGTATGGGCGGATTTATGATCGCCGAAGTGGCACGAATGCTGCATGAAAATGGTGTAAAGCTGCCGTTTACCTTGTATGTGGTCAATGCGGTACAGGAAGAAATCGGCTTGCGGGGTGCCGAAATGATCGCGCGCCGGCTCAGACCGGACCTGGCTATCTGTACGGATGTGACCCACGATACACAGTCGCCGATGTATAACAAAAAAGAGCAGGGTGACCTGAGATGTGGCAACGGGCCGGTAATTTGTTACGGGCCTGCCGTGCAGAACAATGTGCGCGACATGCTGATCCGGGTGGCGGAGGAAAAAAACATTCCTTTCCAGCGCCAGGCTGTGAGCCGTTCAACAGGCACCGATACCGATTCATTTGCATACTCCACCGAAGGTATCGCCTCTGCATTGATCTCACTTCCATTGAAATACATGCACACAACCGTTGAAATGGTGCATAAAGAAGACGTTCAAAACGTAATTCAGCTCATGTACGACGTCCTCCTGTCGCTGAAAGGCGGAGAGGATTATCGGTATATCAGGTGA
- a CDS encoding alpha/beta hydrolase-fold protein: MIQVEIAVLTIELTTPSYDKRPVYITGNFCKWLPDLEAYRMTQVSPGEYVFRFPEDAELPFPLEYKYTRGGWDQVELDEHGQPYANRVIYQPHDTVKNHVTRWQIDFTKKQDLSPIIEVLSETFEIPQLNKKRRVHVLLPHDYYECPDKHYPVLYMTDAQNLFGEGDGFGNWKIDRSLTNLAREDKAGVIIVAIDHGDEDRIREFSPYDNPRLGKGLGSRFLRFLTETLKPHVDLQYRTRPDRLNTGLGGSSAGGLLSIYAALMFPQVFGRLMIFSPSLWISQKVYFDAIHFFEPFETRIYMYAGGKEGPNMLPNFEQLQQTLKNQGFGYSRVKIHTSIDPAGEHTEEQWQKEFPKALKWLYFEG; the protein is encoded by the coding sequence ATGATACAAGTTGAAATTGCAGTTCTTACCATAGAACTGACCACCCCCTCATACGACAAACGTCCGGTGTACATTACCGGTAATTTTTGCAAATGGCTCCCTGATCTCGAAGCATACCGGATGACGCAGGTCAGTCCGGGCGAGTACGTTTTCCGGTTCCCGGAAGATGCCGAGCTCCCTTTTCCGCTGGAATACAAGTACACCCGCGGAGGCTGGGACCAGGTAGAGCTGGATGAACATGGACAGCCTTATGCCAACCGGGTCATTTACCAGCCTCACGACACCGTAAAGAACCATGTTACGCGCTGGCAAATTGACTTTACCAAAAAACAAGACCTTTCCCCGATTATAGAGGTTCTTTCGGAAACCTTCGAGATACCCCAGCTCAACAAAAAGCGGCGCGTACACGTACTGCTTCCGCACGATTACTACGAGTGCCCCGACAAGCATTATCCGGTACTGTACATGACGGATGCGCAGAATCTCTTCGGGGAAGGTGACGGATTTGGCAACTGGAAGATCGACCGCAGCCTGACCAACCTGGCCAGGGAAGACAAGGCCGGTGTTATTATCGTGGCAATCGACCATGGAGATGAGGACCGTATCCGTGAGTTTTCACCTTATGACAATCCCCGCCTTGGAAAAGGGCTGGGCTCCCGGTTCCTGCGTTTTCTTACCGAAACACTCAAACCGCATGTGGACCTACAATACCGCACACGTCCGGACCGTCTGAATACCGGTTTGGGGGGAAGTTCGGCAGGTGGTTTGCTGAGCATTTATGCCGCGCTGATGTTCCCGCAGGTATTTGGCAGGCTGATGATTTTTTCACCTTCGCTCTGGATTTCGCAAAAGGTCTACTTTGACGCAATTCATTTTTTTGAACCCTTTGAAACGCGCATTTATATGTATGCCGGCGGAAAAGAAGGGCCTAATATGCTCCCCAACTTTGAGCAACTGCAGCAAACGCTGAAAAACCAAGGATTCGGTTACAGCCGCGTCAAAATCCACACGTCGATTGATCCGGCCGGAGAACATACCGAGGAACAATGGCAGAAGGAATTTCCAAAAGCATTGAAGTGGCTGTATTTTGAGGGATAA
- the hslU gene encoding ATP-dependent protease ATPase subunit HslU, with protein MTEHLNRLTPRQIVFELDQYIIGQHDAKRNVAIALRNRWRRMNSPEDIQREIIPNNILMIGATGVGKTEIARRLAKIADAPFVKVEASKFTEVGYVGRDVESMVRDLVEQAVGMVRTQKKEEVKIKAEQAVEDIILDALIPPVHHGGTAKVKADNGVTDGIPEDDAELNQRTRERFREKIRNGELDARKIDIEVQQNQAPSVGMIGGTVDDVSMMNIQEMIGNMMPKRGKKRKVTVEEARKLLLDEEASKLIDMDEVKLEAIKKAENLGIIFIDEIDKVASSKSNAGGPDVSREGVQRDLLPIVEGSAVTTKHGVIHTDHILFVAAGAFHVSKPSDLIPELQGRFPIRVELNSLTEGDFYQILKTPKNALTKQYEAMMESEGVSLQFEDGALREIAKIAFEVNSEVENIGARRLQTVMSSLLNDFMFDIPDMIGADSQIIITADMVIEKLSSLVKNRDLSQYIL; from the coding sequence ATGACAGAACACCTGAATCGTCTCACCCCACGCCAGATCGTGTTTGAGCTGGACCAGTATATTATCGGCCAGCACGATGCGAAACGCAATGTTGCCATCGCGCTGCGTAACCGGTGGAGGCGAATGAACAGTCCTGAGGATATCCAGCGGGAGATCATTCCCAACAACATACTGATGATCGGGGCGACTGGCGTAGGTAAAACGGAAATTGCGCGCCGGCTGGCCAAAATCGCTGATGCACCCTTTGTGAAAGTGGAAGCCTCCAAGTTTACAGAGGTTGGCTATGTGGGCCGTGACGTGGAAAGCATGGTGCGCGACCTCGTGGAGCAGGCAGTAGGGATGGTGCGGACCCAGAAAAAAGAAGAAGTGAAGATCAAGGCTGAGCAGGCCGTTGAAGATATTATCCTGGATGCACTGATCCCGCCCGTGCATCATGGCGGTACAGCCAAAGTAAAGGCCGACAATGGTGTGACGGACGGAATTCCGGAGGATGATGCCGAGCTCAATCAGAGAACGCGCGAACGCTTCCGTGAAAAGATCAGGAACGGAGAACTGGACGCACGCAAGATCGATATTGAAGTACAGCAAAACCAGGCACCCAGCGTAGGAATGATCGGCGGGACTGTTGATGATGTTTCCATGATGAACATTCAGGAGATGATCGGCAACATGATGCCAAAAAGGGGCAAAAAGCGGAAGGTCACTGTGGAAGAGGCCCGCAAGCTGTTGCTCGACGAAGAAGCTTCCAAGCTGATCGACATGGACGAAGTAAAGCTGGAAGCCATCAAGAAAGCTGAAAATCTGGGGATTATCTTTATTGATGAGATTGATAAAGTAGCATCCAGCAAGTCCAATGCAGGCGGCCCGGATGTAAGCCGGGAGGGTGTACAGCGCGACCTGCTGCCGATCGTGGAGGGCAGTGCTGTGACTACCAAGCATGGCGTAATCCATACCGACCATATTTTGTTTGTAGCGGCAGGCGCATTTCATGTGTCCAAACCCTCTGATCTGATTCCCGAGCTGCAAGGTCGTTTCCCGATCCGGGTGGAGCTGAACAGTCTGACGGAGGGGGATTTTTACCAAATCCTGAAAACACCTAAAAATGCGCTCACCAAGCAGTATGAGGCAATGATGGAGTCGGAGGGAGTTTCCCTGCAGTTTGAAGACGGAGCTTTGCGGGAAATTGCCAAAATTGCATTTGAAGTCAACAGCGAGGTCGAAAACATTGGTGCCCGGCGCCTGCAGACAGTCATGAGCTCACTGCTGAATGACTTCATGTTTGATATTCCCGACATGATCGGAGCCGACTCGCAGATCATCATCACTGCGGATATGGTGATAGAAAAACTATCTTCCCTGGTCAAAAACCGCGATCTGAGTCAGTATATTTTGTAA